A stretch of Apteryx mantelli isolate bAptMan1 chromosome 24, bAptMan1.hap1, whole genome shotgun sequence DNA encodes these proteins:
- the LOC136994143 gene encoding olfactory receptor 14J1-like → MSNSSSFKEFLLQAFADTRQLQLLHFWLFLGIYLAALLGNGLIITAVACDHHLHTPMYFFLLNLSLLDLGTISATVPKSMANSLSSTRAISYWGCAAQVFHFTLLITTEYSVLTVMAYDRYVAICKPLHYGTIMSSRACVKMAAAAWASGFLNTLLHTAITFSIPLCQGNVLEQFFYEIPQILKLSCSDTYLREVGALVLTLCLVFGCFIFIVLSYVQIFTVVLRIPSEQGRHKAFSMCIPHLAVVSLFVITVMFAYLKPPSLSSPALDLVVTVLYAVVPPTVNPLIYSMRNKELKDALKKLVQLLLLQ, encoded by the coding sequence atgtccaacagcagctccttcaaagagttcctcctccaggcatttgcagatacgcggcaactgcagctcttgcacttctggctcttcctgggcatctacctggctgccctcctgggcaatggcctcatcatcacagccgtagcctgtgaccaccacctccacacccccatgtacttcttcctcctcaacctctccctccttgaccttggcaccatctctgccactgtccccaaatccatggccaattccctgagcagcactagggccatttcctactggggatgtgctgcacaggtttttcattttacccTTCTCAtcacaactgagtattctgttctcactgtcatggcctatgaccgctacgtggccatctgcaaacccctgcactatgggaccatcatgagcagcagagcttgtgtcaaaatggcagcagctgcctgggccagtggttttctcaatactctcctgcacactgctatcacattttccataccactctgccaaggcaacgtcCTAGAGCAGTTCTTCTATGAAATCCCccaaatcctcaagctctcctgctcagacacctaccttaGGGAAGTTGGGGCTCTTGTGCTtactctttgtttagtctttgggtgtttcattttcattgtgctgtcctatgtgcagatcttcacagttgtgctgaggatcccctctgagcagggccgacacaaagccttctccatgtgcatccctcacctggctgtggtttccctctttgtcatcactgtcatgtttgcctacctgaagcccccctccctctcctccccagctctggatctggtcgtgactgttctgtatgcagtggtgcctccaacagtgaaccccctcatctacagcatgaggaacaaggagctcaaggacgccctgaagaaactggttcaactgctactacttcag